Part of the Canis aureus isolate CA01 chromosome 3, VMU_Caureus_v.1.0, whole genome shotgun sequence genome, CTCCCAGCTGGTGTGGTCGCCAGGCTGTCCTGCAGGTACCCACTAGCCTTCTCACAGATGGCCAGGCTGGCTGGGCCAGACTCTGCCTTCCCGCGGCCCAGCAGGGCCCGGGCAGCCTTGAAGGAGTGCAGAGCCGCCCGGGGCAGGGGTCTCCTGTTGGGGCCAGGGCAGAGGACTGATGGTCAGACATGGCCCAGGCCCTCACTACACTCCCCACTGCCCTGGTTCTGGCTTCATGGGGAAAAAAGGGTGGTGACCCTGACTGCACAGAAGGCTGGAGAGTCCGAGAGAATCTGGCCTGTACTCACTCAGACTCCTGCAGGGCACGGGGCAGGTGCTCCACCAGCGGGTATAGCCGCTCGGCCGCCTCCTCATCGCGCCGCAGCCAGTGGATCACCATGGTGGTCAGTGAGGCCCACCACTTGGCCATGGGGTCTGTGCCTGAAGGGAGCAAGGGGTGTAGGTGGGGAGGCTCCCAGGAACTCAGCCACCCTGCACCAGGCTGAACTGGTGTAGAGCTGGGGCCGAGCCGGGGGTCCCCAGGGCAGGGGTCTGGGGGCTCACCAGTGGTGGTGGCCATGCTGGAGCTGATGGAGAAGCTGCAAGCAGGAGCCCCGGCAGCATCAGAACAGCTGTTCAGCAGCTGTAGGTACCCAAGGGCGTCAGAGAACTCCCTGTGTCAGAAGAGAGGCCTGGCTATCAGGACAGGTAAGCCTTTCCTGGGAAAGCCTCagccctcctcaccccccaccagAGCACAGCCTGACCTCCCAGCTCTGTGTCTCTTCTTGGCAAGCTGGTGGGAAAACAGACCCCAGGGGGCAGTGAGATGCGCCTGAGGCCACACAGCGTGTGGACAATAGCCCAGCTCCCACCACCCACACGCGGCCCGGTACATAGCCACTCTCAGACTCTCCCGTGGAGGGCGCTTGCCTGGTAGGGGAGCACAGGGACACTCACCTGTCCCCGTCAGCTGATCCAGGGCTGGGACTGGGCTGAGCCACACAATTCAATGCCCTCTCCAAGAGATGTTCGCGGAACAGCTGGGTCACCTGGGCCAAGGGGTCCACTGTGGGAAGGAGTGGGTGAGCAGGCTGGCAGGAAGGGccctacccctcctctccacACCAAGGGCTCTTTCCTGGGCACGTGGGTGGGACAGATAAATCCTCCCGGCCTGCCCTTGGATAGGATAACCAACCCTGGACAGTATAATCTACTTAATAAAACGCCTTTAGCAGCTCTGTTCTTTCCATCTGATCTCTTTACTATACAATGGTCTTGCCTGGGATCACCTCTCCAATCAACCACCTGCCTCCAAATTCCTGTCTCCCTCTTTGCTTCTGAAGAGCCCCAACTGAGACAGACCCAGCCTTCCTGCTCCTGAAGCCTCCACAGTAACAACAGATGGGAAGGGGACATCAGAGACGCAGGGATAAGGGACAGGACAGGAATGAGTatgaggaaggggaaaggggcaCAAAGGAGGGAGGGGGTCAGGGGATGGGCATGGGGATGGGAGAGCACCTGGGTTGCCGGCCAAGCTGTACAGGCTCTCCCTTGGGGCACTGCACACGGCCCAGTCCCCATCCACGAAGAAACGGTGGCCCACAGGGTGGCATAGCCACTGCATGGCAAGAGGCACCGAGCCGCTCTGTGCCAGGCAGGCCTGGCGGGCACTACTCAGGAAGAAGCGCTGTGAGGGAAGGGAGCTGGGCTGTCACAAGGGACCCAGACAGGGACTCCAAACCCAGACCAGACCGAGGGCTGAGAGCCCAGCTGGGCCTGGAGACCATCTGGAACCCACTGCCTCCTCTCGGGCAGCCCCTTGCCCAGGGAGCCACTGGAAAGAGCTGCAAAGACAagtccccagccctgcccccaccagccCACCACCCACTCACTGTCAGAAAATGCAAGGCCCTCGGGAGACTGGTCTTGACCCTCAGTGCAGCGGCCACATAGATCTCAGCCAGCGTGGCCACGGACACGGCATCCCCTGCGCATTCCGCCAGGTTGAGGGCACTCAGTGCCAGATTGGCGGCAGTGAGGTGCCCACCTGTGTACTTCCCTGAAAGATGGGCAGGCCATAAGGCAGGGGCATGGTGTCAGGGCAGCGGGAGCCCCTccaacccagcccccacccttCATACCCATGGTATGCAGCTGGTGCAGCTTGTGGTAGACGAGTGCCGCGTCCCGGGCGCTGGTGCGAGCGTCCGCCTGCAGGGCACAGTCCCTGTGCAGGCCCCCTGCCCGGCCTGCCAGCCATCGGCCCACCCAGAGACGCTGCAGCAGGTGGCGGATGAGGTTCCAGAGTAGGCTACAGGCCAGGtccaggtgggaggtggggagtggcCGGCCCAGGGCCCGCAGGGCCAGCCACAGCTGCTGTGCAGCTTGAGGAAAGTCTCCCTGGGATGGGGTTTTCCAGGTGAGCAAAGGAGGGTCAGAGCATCTGAGCACACCATACCCCTCCTGCTCTGAAGATcctcccaccttgggctccccaccATGACCCTGGTGTCCCCCAGTCAGCAGGAGTCTGCAGGGTAGACAAGAGCAGGGAGTatggggcagggaagaggaatGCCACCCAGCCCCTGCCCAAGTGCCACCCCAGGTCCCGGTCCCACCCAATCTCCCAACCCCCAGTCCCTGGATCCAGCCCCTTACCCGGGCCAGGTCCAGGTCAGCCTGTTTGCGATGCCTCCAGAAGTGCACAGCAGGGCCAGAGTGGGGCCGTGTGACCGGCTCTCCATAAATGAAGAGAAGCGCCAAGGAGGCGAGCACCAGCAGCCCATTGGTTAGCCAGATCAGCGGGGGCAGCAGCCACGGGGTCCAGCCAGGGCCATCTAGGGGCAGACAGAAGGGCTGGGGACCCGGCTCCATAGGCTTTGGATAGATACCTGAGTACCCCTTCCCCCTACCCCAGGGATAACCTGGACTGGGCCTATCCTACCTCTGCCCTCGGTGCCCAGCACATTGCGGCCAGGACCATGGTAGGTGCTGCCGGCATCCGAGGGGCTGGGGGAACCCCAGCTGCCCAGCAAGGAGGCCAGGGGGttgcaggagaggcagaggaagacaaGGGTGCACAGGGCCAGGCGGGAGCGGTCCAGCATACCCCGGCTGTGGGGGGACAGCAGCTGTTCCGGCTTCACCTGGAAGGGTTGGGCAGGTTCGCCAGGGCAGGGCACAAGGCGCCCAGAGAGGATGCaacaggagggagggatgggcacCCTACCCAGCCTCACAGTGGGAGCCCCCCACGTGGCTACAGGCCGGTTTTTCTGTCACATGGGAGGTGGGATACATTAGGGGCTGCTTCCTACGCCCGTCCTGGGGCTCAGAGATTGAGGGGGAGACAGATGGGGGGACACAGCAGGGCCCAACCTGGCTATCCTCAAAGACTGGGCTGTCAGGCTCCGAGTCACTGCCACTGCCGGCACTGCCACCGCTCTTGCCTCCCAGGGACAAGGGGCTGCTCTGAGACGGCGAGCCAGCGTCCGAGGGTGGCGGGCTAAGTGTGTCCACCACCTCAGGCTTCCCGCTCTCCATGGGCACGTCTGTATTTCCTCCTCCGCCACAGACTGATACCAGGTCCTTCAGTGACTCTGCAGGCCCAAAAGGAACAGGGCCGGGGGTGAAGGCTAGATACCCCACCCCGAAACAGCTTAGGGCCCTGGAGAGGGGGAACTGGGAGTCGGTCTAGCTCTTGAGGGCCAAGCTGGGGCCCACATCGGGGCCCTTAAAGGGTCAGAGCTGAAGGGGCAGGCATGAGAGTTGGGGTGGGGCAGTGCAGAGCCAGGGGCAGGGTGACGCCAGGACTCACTGCTTTTGTGGGCAGCAGCGCGGAGACTCAGGTTCTCCTGCTTGAGCTTCTGGTTGCTCTGTTGTAGGAAGCGGATGTAATCGATGGCCTTGCGCAAGACAGCAGACTTATTCAgctgcagggggtgggagggagagagaacagggggCCAGTCAGGCCTGGCAAGTGGGCACCGAGGCAAGGGGGGGTGGGGCTGCCTCACAATACTGCTACCTCAGGACCCttgcacttgctattccctcTACATGGAATATTCTTCCCCTAGTAGAACCTATCTCCCTGGATAGGCATAAGAATTAATATATCAAAGGCATCCAACAGCATCTGGCTCactccctcacctcctccaggtctTTGCTTATGTAACATCACCTTTCTGAGGTGCTTCAGATGTGCAGCTCTCACCGCCCCTCTTCCTGCTTTGTTTTCCTCCACAGCACTTATCCCCATCTAGCAGCTCTAACGCTTACTTATTTATCCTGTTGATCATCACACACCACCGCCCCCCTGTCACATCCCCCACTAGAACATCAGTCTCCAGACAGCAGGATTTTTGTCTgtctgttcactgctgtatccccaggaTCCAGATTAGCCCCTGGGACACAGGGTACCCTCCATAAGGTTCAGCCGAATCAATGGCACTGGCCAGGCCCAAAGAGTTGCTTAAGCCCATGGCCCAGGCTCAGTCCTGGTTCTTCCGGTCCCCTCCTTCCCCGGGGTCAGCCCAGAGTGTCTCTGAACGCCTCGGCCCACACCTTTGCTTCAGTGCCCACCACCAGGTCCTTGAGCTCCACGATTTTGTCGTTGATGGAGGAACGGTAGCGCTTCTCAATGGCGTTGTGGGCTGTGCGCTTCTCACCACGGTTCTGAGCCGAGCCCAGGGCCTTGCCACCAGCTGCTAGCCGGTTGATGGGCAGCTTCTCAGTGTCCACTACCAGAGGTACCGTCGCCAGGATAGTTCCTCCGCTCACCAGGGTCTGAAGGGCCAGGCACAGGTTAACAGCTGGGCATGCTCATGCGCAGAGCCCTGACTTCCTGCCCTCCCCATGTTACCCACCTGCAAGGGCCCCGTTTGTACAGTCGTGCCAGGGGCCAGGGAGCTGATACCCGCTGCCTTCACAGTGGTTGCCATGTCTGTTTTCATGGTTGTCAGAAGCAAAGAGTCAGCCTTGATGAAGTGGGGCTGCAGCAGGACCTGGGAGTGGGAGAGGTCTTAGCCAAGAGCTGTGAGTCTGCACCAGGGGCTGCCACCTCCCCGACACCTGGCCAGACctcctcaccgggacctgctggATCTGCGAGGTCACAGTGGTTGTTCCGGGGGCTGCTGTGGGGTTGGCTGTGGCTGTCAACAGCGGCTGGGGGGCCGCATTCTGGACCTGGGTGTGCAAGGAGACGGGCGGGACCCCTGGCAGGGAAGCCAGTGGCAGGCCAGGCAGCGGCTGCGGGGTGCTCCCTGGAGGGGTCCCTGCAGAGATAAAGGCTGGGGCTGCGGACACAGGCTGCCCTAACCCCTTTCAACCCACCCCTCAGGACCCTATCACCCTATGACCTGTGATGAGTCATCACCCCTCACGCTTCAGTTTCCTGTGGGGACAACCCCTGCCTAGAGCTCTGATGCAAATGTGCTAGCATTCCAGCCATGCACTTGTCTCTGGAAGGGCAGCACTGATGTGGACACCCCGGCAGAGTGGGAGGCAGCGCTTCACCCAACAATAGCAAGAACACAAGCACCGCTAGTAACAGGGGCGTCTGAGGCAGTAGAGCAAAGGCCCGATCTCTAAAACCTGCAAATTCCTCTATGGAGGCCACAGTAGACCCTCCTCTCTGTACTCCTGTTGTCCCCTCACACACACCCTTACCTGTGGAGAAGCCTCCAGTGGGGCCGGGATAGCCCAATGCAGGGGCAGAGCTGAACTGtggtggggctggagctgggaagCTCTGGGGCAGGAGGGACCCTGGCAGGGGCTGCGGGGTTGGGGGCTGCAGGATAGTCAGCGGCAGTGGCTCCTCCTTGATGCCAGGCCCAGGGGAGAAAgcaggcccaggtgggtacaTCTTCAGTGAGGTgggggcaggctggggaggggacGAGGGTGGAGGTGTCGCCTTGGGTCCCCCAAGGAATCCATCCAGTGGAGAGCTCATTGTGGCAGGAGATGGGGACAAGCTGCCTGGGGAGCTGGCATCAGGACTGGCAGGGtctgtgccccctgccccacccccggcATACGGTGGGTCGAACAGGCCCGGGAAGTCGCTGTCTTGGTTGTTGATGAGCTGAAGCATGTCTGGAGAAAGAAGAGGCTGAGTGAGTGAcagtggggcagggggctggcccCAGTGTAGGGCATCACACACTGCATGCCTCTTGTCCACACAGCTGGATATGTGGGGCAATGATGCAGAAATAGAAAGTCACCCACATGAGCCCATGCTCCCAGACACGCAGCCCTTTCTTGGGCACCTGTGACATCTGGAGCAATGCCTGGTGCTTCGCATGTATCAAACAGCCCGTACAACAGCCGGACGAGGTCAGCACCCCATGAGGCCCATTACCTTGCCCCACACCTATGCTGAGGCAGAATTGGGGTCTGGGTGCTAGACGGCTGACTTGAGAGCTGCCAACACCAACCCATTCCTCCGTGGAACAGAACGAGGCTTGGGGCTGACCCAGCTGCCGGCCACGTGTGTGCCAACCAGTGTGTCCCTGCATGTTCTGGGCACGAGCCCAGACCACGTCTGTGGCCAAGCAGCCTCGGGACCAAGCCATTCAAGGCTTCAGTTTCCCCCCTATAAAACAGAATGCTGGCCGTCCCGACTCCTTCCTCCTCGTACAGACTGGGACACACTCCCAGTGACTGCTTCAGCCTCTCCCCTAGCTGGCGGGTGACGACTAGCTGCCTGGCTGTTGGCCTGAGGCCCTCTAACCCACTAGGGACAGCCACCCACTGGGTTAAAGTGCTCCACAAGATCCCCAGTTGGCCTGGGCCAACTGCCTCctctcactgagcctcagtttcctcatctgtacaacaAAACAAGATGAAGCCCTTCATGGCAGGGCTGCTGCGAGGCTTGGCAGAGCAGGAAGCTGGCCCGCAGCGGGCCTCACGGTTGCCTGCCTCCTGCCTACTGACAGGTGGCCACGCAGGGCAGTTTCTGCAGGAGGGGACCTTCCTCCGGCCTCCCAGAGCCCGTGATGGGGGTGCCAGGCTCGGTCCCCCTGGGCCCTCCAGGGCAAACACCTTGTGGGCCCTTGGAGTCCAAGCCCAGCCTAAAGGCTTATAGCACTTTCATTGGCGGGGCCCTgatccctcacccccaccctcatgAGCCCCTCTGAcaagatggggaaactgaggccctgaaaGCAAAGCTGACTCAATCCAGGACTGGGGTCCCAGATTTGGTTCGGGGGGACAGGGGACAAGTGGcctcctccctgcttctgcccccGCTGCCTCAGAGCGGGGCCGAAGTCGTTGGAAAGCCGCTCTCTCACTCCAGACGCCGGGGTGGGGGTAACTACTGAGGGTGGGGGCGGCCCGCCAACTCCAGTGGGCGCCGGCAGCTggcagccgcccccgccccctcgggAACCAGCTCTTTCCGCGGGGAGTCCACGGCCGCTGCACACACACGCCCCCCTCTGAGGAAACCGGGGATGGTGACCCCGCCGCGGAGGTGGAGGCTCTGTGATAAAGGGGTGGGGAGTCCTCCAAAAAAATACCTTCGAATGTGCAATCCATGGCTCCGtggcccgcgcccgccgccccttCGGGGCGCCCCGGCGGCTGGCCTGCCGGTCTCCGCGCGGCGCCGACTTCACCTGTCAGGGCTCCGCCGCGCTATAAAGCCCGCggagcgccccgccccccgcaggccccgcccccgcaggccccgcccctcggggCCGCGGGCCGGGCATGGGGTGAGCGCGCGCGGCCAATCAGCGGCCGCGCCGCTGCCTCACTagggccccgcccctgcccccgccccacccccgacGGCGGCTCGAGCTCGGGTTTCACCCCGCGGCGCTGAATGGGGCCGGGGTTACTCGCGGGCGAGGGCCCTTAACCCGCTCGGCGCCGACAGCCGCCGGGGTTACTGGCGGTCACAGCCCCCGCCACGCCCCCAGCTCCAACCACCTCCGTTAGCACTTCAGAGGAGGGCTGCGGAGTGGACGCGGGGCCGGGAGGCCCCGGCACGGATGCCCCAACACTCTTTACAGACCGCTGGCGCTCTGAGCAGGTCTCCACCGCTAGGCCTCAGTTTACTTCTCTAGACAATGGGATCATCACATCTCTCTGGCCTTGAATGGGAGAAGTGAAAAAGAACATGGGTGCAGCGCTCAGGACCACGAAGCGCTGAATTACCGCCAAGGGCTGCTGGTGGTGGGTGTGGGGACCTCCTCTTCCTGGGGCACCCCCCCACCACATGGACGCCTAAGAACAGGTCACtgccaggaaactgaggcccagcgtGAGGGATCCCCTCCTCCCAAAGTACACATTCCCATAATCCTTGCACCTGATTCCTGTCTCTCTGTGCAGATATTCTTTTGCCGAGAGACCTGGGtctgggatggggggagggggtctgcAAAGTCAGCTCTGGCCCCTGAGGTCTCACAGCTTGCTCCCAGCAGTCCCTGAGGGCCAAACCTGGCTCACTTATTGCCTGTAGGGTCCTGGGAGGCCAGGAGACAGCCTAATCCCTGGGACGGAGGGTAAGGAAGGCAGGGGTGCAGCCCTAGGGTGACAGGCTCTGGAGGTCTTTTGAGAAGGTACCTAGGAGTGCCTCCCCTAGGCAGGACCTCTGATTAAGGTCAAAGTTCGACACATACAGATGAACAAAGTATGGCCAGCTGCCCAGGTTGTCACCTTGAGCTCTTGTGGCCAAACAGACCCATAGCAAGTcctgccccagcctctggctcccagGCTCCTGTGGCCTTGGAGGGAGGATGAAGCCTGGGCAGGCAGGTATGCCAACTGAGCAGCATGGGCCAAGAGGGACTCCAGCCCCAATTTCTCTCCCTGTCCACCAGCCTAAACAAGGAAACTGCCTCATCTCCCTCACACACATCCAGTTCCCAATCTTTCTAGAACTTTCCATGCCTTTGTAGGGGGTGCCAAGGATAAAGAACTTCTCCTCCAGCActtctacctccctctctcctcagctTGTGGGTGCTCACACTTTCCCTCAActcccccccacaaaaaaaacaaagcactgCTGTTGAAAAGGCTCTGACCTCACCAGAGTAACAGAAAACAGGTTAGACACCAAGGCCTGAATTCCAGGCACCAGTTTCAAAAGCAGACCCTCAcagctctgtttttttcttaccaTGGTCCCCACTTGTGCAGCCCATACTGTGGCAGGACCTGCAAGTGGACCAGGGCCAGAGGCAGCCCTGAGGGTATAAGCCTGGGCCACCCCCTTCCTGTCtcatccttctcttcccttcaccACATTTTCTTGCCTGTTTTCCATTCCTCACATCTTTATGCTTTGCCCCAATTTCATCCTGAGGTAGGAGGGAGAATGGTTGGTCTATGTCCCCCTGAGGGTAGCCcgagtcagggaaggcttctgagatgcagcaAGAAAGAGGGCCTGGGTGCCATGAGGCACCTGGTGGCATATAAGGGGCCAGCCTTTCCCTGAACTTGGCCTGAGCagccccccatctctctcctctgGAGCTTAATCTGCCAGCAGAAGCTGGGTGCCAGATCTAAGACTGGGGTTGGAAATATGAGAGCAAACCCCACAGCCCCCTTCCCCCATCCATCCAGGGGGCAGACCTGCCCCCTGTGCCTCACTTGCCATGTCATCTCAGGCAAATCACTCcctttctctgagcctccaccCCATGTCTCCAGAGGTGACACCGGTGAGGTTCTAGAAGGACAAGTGTGtctactgcagcattatttatgacaGCCAAATTATGCAAGCAGCCTAGGTTGTCCATCAACAATGAACGGATGAAGAAGATAcagtgtagacacacacacactcacacacacacacacacacacactctcactctggagtattactcaaccataaaaaagaatgaagtcttgacATTTGCGACACCATGGATAGATCTACAGGGCTACAAGGtgtaatactaagtgaaataagtcagagaaagacaaataccgtatgatttcatgcatatgtggaattttaaaaaaaataaacaaaggaaaaagagacaagccaaaaaacagacttttaactctagagaacaaactggtggtgagcagaggggaagtgggtgggggatgggtgaggtaggtgatggggatcaagAGTACCCTTAGCATGGTGAGTGCTGGGTAATGTATAGAGTTGCTGAAACACTATACTGTACCCCTAAAACtcataacactgcatgttaactttaaaaaatgaaagtaaaataaaataataaaagcaaatgtagggatgcctgggtggctcagcagttaagcgcctgccttcagctcaggggatgatcctggagacctgggatcaagtcccacatcgggctccctgcatggagcctgcttctccctctgcctgtccctctctgtgtccctcatgaataaataaataaaatcttaaaaaaaaaaaaaaaaaagaacaaatatatcagggcacctgggtggctcggtgggttaagtgtccaactcttgattttggcttcgGTCATGACCTTAGGGCCGTCAGATCAAGCCCAGCACTGGGCTTCATGCTGGATGTGGaacctgctgaagattctctctctctctctgccctctgctcctgcccctgtccccagctcatgctctcactctcactctcttcctcctctgccccccaaGAAGAGCAAGTGTATGAAGCACCCAGCATTCAGCAAGATCTCAATAAAGATCAgtcccttgggatgcctgggtggctcagtggttgagcatctgcctttggctcaggtcctagtcctgggatagagtgccacattgggctccccgtagggagcctggttctccctctgcctgtgtctctgcctctctctctctgcatgtgtctctcacaaataaataaataaaatatttttaaaagggggaaaaagggggggggattaGTCCCTGTACAACAAATGGAATGGTCTAGAAATGTTAAGGCAGGTAGTGAGTGGCCCAACACTTGCAATGTTCAAGTCGGAACTCCATAGACAAtggagcttgtttttttttttttaattttttttattttatttatttatgatagtcacatagagagagagagagagaggcagagacataggcagagggagaagcaggctccatgcaccgggagcctgacgtgggattcgatcccgggtctccaggatcgcgccctgggccaaaggcaggcgccaaaccgctgcgccacccagggatccctggagcttGTTTTATGGAGAGAAAATCAGGCTGGGACTGGAGTGAGGCAGGAGAGGTACCCCCGCCAGCCCTGGAAGCCAAGACAGGGCCCCCAAGGCTCCATGGCTCCCATCTCATGGATGATTCTCCAGTGAGCTGAGCCCTGGCCTTCCAGCAGAGAGGGACTCAGTGTGGCTCCTGCATGCACTCCCCAGAGAACAGGGAAGAAGAGGCATagactctgagcctcagtgggCCCACCTCACAGCCCTCCAATCGCTCACCTTCCGCACCTCCTCCCCAAGCCTGGATTCCTCCTTTATGCTCTCCTTTCCAGTCCTGCCCTGATTCTATCAGGGCCCAACAGGAAACCTGACCCCCTTTCTTCCTTGGCTCTATCTTCAAACCACCTTTGGAAGGCAGATATGGGACAGGCTTTTATTCTCTGGCCTGTTTATTTTGTGAGGCCAGGATGCAAATCTTGGGAGGACCCAGCACCACAAACTGGCAGGACCCCGGCTCTGATCATCACAGGAGCCTCCCTCCCATCCAGCCTGTATGGGCCTTGAACCTCAAACAGGCTCTGTTTGCACGCCTCTCAGGATAGGGAGCTCACCACCTCCCTCTCATGGCCTGGTCAATGATGCCTAGATTTGTCTCTCTTGACAATAtccactgtcttttctttttcttcttctttttttcttttttttaagatttatttatttgaaagacacagagagaaagctgatggagagggggagagggagagagagtcctaagcagactctgtgctgagcacagagctggagccagggctccatctcacgaccctgagatcatgacctgcactgaaatcaagagatggacactcaactgactgggccacccaggtgccccactactgCCTTAAGTGTCTACTGTGTATTAggtctgtgccaggcactggggctACATGGACACTGCACGGAGACCTTgcctcatgaagcttacattccaGTGACCAACAGTCAGCAAATACCTGGAAGAATGTGGGTGCAGATGCTGATGGGCaccacagagaaactgaggcagtaTGAAGAGAGGGTGAGGGGCCACTACCGATGAGATCAGCAGCCAGACTCCCTGAAGAGGCAACATCTGAGTAGATGCCTGAATGAAACAAGGGAGGGggccaggaggaaggaaggcttCGGGCAGAAgggacagcaagtgcaaaggccctgaggtgggagcaaGCTTGGCATGAGGCTGATGAGACGGCAAGGAGCCCAGGGTGGCTGGAGCAGAAGGAACAAAGGTGGAGACAGAAGTCAGGGAGGCAGCCAAGGAGCTGGGATTCCAACAGGAGTTTGTCTGTCTCCTGAGCCAAGGACACCAATACTCCAGGAAATGGGCAGGAAAGGGGTGTGCAAACTGCCCAGCGCAATGCAAATCACAAAGGGTGGCACAAGTGTGAAGAACAGGGAACGGTATAAAAGCAGCACCAGCGCAGGAGAGGGCATGGGCAGGGCTTATGGGACCCCTGGAGCGTTGCCTCTGCCCGCTTCGGGATGGGCTCAGAGCAGGGGTGGGCGTTCACCCAGCATCCTGGGAAGCCAGGGCTACGCCCTGCCTGCCACTCATCCCTGCTGCTCCTACCCATGCCTCCTCGATCCTCCTGAGGACTCAGGTCAGCAGGTTTGCATGTCCTCAGCTAGTCATGTATGCAACAGA contains:
- the SREBF1 gene encoding sterol regulatory element-binding protein 1 isoform X1, with protein sequence MDEPPFSDAALEQALAEPCELDAALLTDIEDMLQLINNQDSDFPGLFDPPYAGGGAGGTDPASPDASSPGSLSPSPATMSSPLDGFLGGPKATPPPSSPPQPAPTSLKMYPPGPAFSPGPGIKEEPLPLTILQPPTPQPLPGSLLPQSFPAPAPPQFSSAPALGYPGPTGGFSTGTPPGSTPQPLPGLPLASLPGVPPVSLHTQVQNAAPQPLLTATANPTAAPGTTTVTSQIQQVPVLLQPHFIKADSLLLTTMKTDMATTVKAAGISSLAPGTTVQTGPLQTLVSGGTILATVPLVVDTEKLPINRLAAGGKALGSAQNRGEKRTAHNAIEKRYRSSINDKIVELKDLVVGTEAKLNKSAVLRKAIDYIRFLQQSNQKLKQENLSLRAAAHKSKSLKDLVSVCGGGGNTDVPMESGKPEVVDTLSPPPSDAGSPSQSSPLSLGGKSGGSAGSGSDSEPDSPVFEDSQVKPEQLLSPHSRGMLDRSRLALCTLVFLCLSCNPLASLLGSWGSPSPSDAGSTYHGPGRNVLGTEGRDGPGWTPWLLPPLIWLTNGLLVLASLALLFIYGEPVTRPHSGPAVHFWRHRKQADLDLARGDFPQAAQQLWLALRALGRPLPTSHLDLACSLLWNLIRHLLQRLWVGRWLAGRAGGLHRDCALQADARTSARDAALVYHKLHQLHTMGKYTGGHLTAANLALSALNLAECAGDAVSVATLAEIYVAAALRVKTSLPRALHFLTRFFLSSARQACLAQSGSVPLAMQWLCHPVGHRFFVDGDWAVCSAPRESLYSLAGNPVDPLAQVTQLFREHLLERALNCVAQPSPSPGSADGDREFSDALGYLQLLNSCSDAAGAPACSFSISSSMATTTGEPPDPCPGDPRLGPSSTPVQPGAGWLSSWEPPHLHPLLPSGTDPMAKWWASLTTMVIHWLRRDEEAAERLYPLVEHLPRALQESERPLPRAALHSFKAARALLGRGKAESGPASLAICEKASGYLQDSLATTPAGSSIDKAMQLLLCDLLLVARTSLWRRQQPPAPTQASQGPGAGAQASALELRGFQRDLSGLRRLAQSFRPAMRRVFLHEATARLMAGASPTRTHQLLDRSLRRRAGPCGKGAVAELEPRPTRREHAEALLLASCYLPPGFLSAPGQRVGMLAEAARTLEKLGDRRLLHDCQQMLMRLGGGTTVTSS
- the SREBF1 gene encoding sterol regulatory element-binding protein 1 isoform X5 encodes the protein MDEPPFSDAALEQALAEPCELDAALLTDIEDMLQLINNQDSDFPGLFDPPYAGGGAGGTDPASPDASSPGSLSPSPATMSSPLDGFLGGPKATPPPSSPPQPAPTSLKMYPPGPAFSPGPGIKEEPLPLTILQPPTPQPLPGSLLPQSFPAPAPPQFSSAPALGYPGPTGGFSTGTPPGSTPQPLPGLPLASLPGVPPVSLHTQVQNAAPQPLLTATANPTAAPGTTTVTSQIQQVPVLLQPHFIKADSLLLTTMKTDMATTVKAAGISSLAPGTTVQTGPLQTLVSGGTILATVPLVVDTEKLPINRLAAGGKALGSAQNRGEKRTAHNAIEKRYRSSINDKIVELKDLVVGTEAKLNKSAVLRKAIDYIRFLQQSNQKLKQENLSLRAAAHKSKSLKDLVSVCGGGGNTDVPMESGKPEVVDTLSPPPSDAGSPSQSSPLSLGGKSGGSAGSGSDSEPDSPVFEDSQVKPEQLLSPHSRGMLDRSRLALCTLVFLCLSCNPLASLLGSWGSPSPSDAGSTYHGPGRNVLGTEGRDGPGWTPWLLPPLIWLTNGLLVLASLALLFIYGEPVTRPHSGPAVHFWRHRKQADLDLARGDFPQAAQQLWLALRALGRPLPTSHLDLACSLLWNLIRHLLQRLWVGRWLAGRAGGLHRDCALQADARTSARDAALVYHKLHQLHTMGKYTGGHLTAANLALSALNLAECAGDAVSVATLAEIYVAAALRVKTSLPRALHFLTRFFLSSARQACLAQSGSVPLAMQWLCHPVGHRFFVDGDWAVCSAPRESLYSLAGNPVDPLAQVTQLFREHLLERALNCVAQPSPSPGSADGDREFSDALGYLQLLNSCSDAAGAPACSFSISSSMATTTGTDPMAKWWASLTTMVIHWLRRDEEAAERLYPLVEHLPRALQESERPLPRAALHSFKAARALLGRGKAESGPASLAICEKASGYLQDSLATTPAGSSIDKAMQLLLCDLLLVARTSLWRRQQPPAPTQASQGPGAGAQASALELRGFQRDLSGLRRLAQSFRPAMRRAQWPSWSHGPRGGSTPRPCCWPPATCLPASCRRPGSAWACWPRRRARSRSLAIAACCTTASKCSCAWAAGPPSPPARSPSAAPPGRSLDGQRQRWRPRVSTVQLRTALSAGGGGGGVGGT